A region of Emcibacter nanhaiensis DNA encodes the following proteins:
- a CDS encoding DUF1028 domain-containing protein yields the protein MKHILHQTILIKLTILAAFFSWSPVLAQEAHLNRPLRPTNTFSIIARDPESGELGAAVQTHWFAVGVRVIRTEPGVGVVATQSFTDPSYAPLGLEMMKAGKTAPQALKGLLAADSNASVRQVAMLDASGNVASHTGSKNIQNACNISGENYSVQANMMKNSTVCSAMAQAFEATSGELADRMYAALEAAQKEGGDIRGRQSASLQVVKGDKGVPLWQGWVYSLRVDDHKTPLKELGRLLSVAKTYRLLNEGDRYVVEGRIEEGLEAYRTAEKMDPGNHEALFWHAVTLAELNRVEESLPLFRKAFRLWPDWKEMVTRLPKAGLLPEDPKILAQILEQGN from the coding sequence ATGAAACACATCCTCCACCAAACTATTCTCATCAAGCTGACCATATTGGCTGCTTTCTTTTCATGGTCGCCCGTCCTTGCTCAAGAGGCGCATCTCAACCGGCCGCTTCGACCGACCAACACCTTCTCAATCATCGCCCGTGATCCAGAAAGCGGGGAACTTGGCGCCGCCGTCCAGACGCACTGGTTCGCCGTCGGGGTACGTGTCATCAGGACGGAACCCGGTGTCGGAGTGGTAGCCACCCAATCCTTTACCGATCCGTCCTATGCACCGCTCGGGCTCGAGATGATGAAGGCCGGAAAGACAGCGCCCCAGGCCCTCAAGGGCCTTCTTGCCGCTGACAGCAATGCCTCGGTACGTCAGGTCGCCATGCTGGATGCCAGTGGCAACGTAGCGTCTCATACCGGAAGCAAAAACATTCAGAATGCCTGCAACATCTCTGGCGAGAATTACTCCGTTCAGGCAAACATGATGAAAAACTCGACTGTTTGTTCCGCCATGGCGCAGGCTTTCGAAGCCACTTCCGGCGAGCTTGCCGATCGCATGTACGCGGCCCTTGAGGCGGCCCAAAAAGAAGGGGGCGACATCCGGGGACGACAATCCGCGTCCCTCCAGGTGGTAAAAGGCGATAAAGGCGTACCCCTCTGGCAGGGCTGGGTATACAGCCTTCGGGTTGATGACCACAAAACACCGCTCAAGGAACTCGGACGCCTTCTTTCGGTCGCAAAGACCTACCGGCTTCTCAATGAGGGAGACAGGTATGTAGTGGAAGGGCGCATCGAGGAAGGGCTTGAGGCCTACCGAACAGCCGAAAAAATGGACCCGGGCAACCATGAAGCTCTTTTCTGGCATGCGGTAACCCTGGCAGAACTTAACAGGGTTGAGGAGAGCCTGCCGCTGTTCCGGAAAGCCTTCAGGCTATGGCCTGACTGGAAGGAGATGGTGACCAGGCTTCCAAAGGCGGGCTTACTGCCCGAAGACCCGAAAATCCTTGCCCAAATCCTGGAACAGGGGAACTGA
- a CDS encoding D-amino acid dehydrogenase encodes VVIGAGLQGVSTAYYLSKAGLEVTVLEQQATAGMETSFANGGILTPSMSDPWNAPGSWREMLLTMGQEDSPLLIRPRALPGMIGWGIGFLRNSSPAIFHRNTLNNFMLSHYSVQMMKEIRRESDISYDFMPSGTLKLFSDEVIFAKKLVQLAPLAAQGLKFKPMTPAQIAKLEPMLAQGIDRIAGGVYFPDDESGDAHKFCQALMAETKQRGVRYHFNSAVTSLEQQNGRISAVCCGSAIHQADLFVLAAGCYSSGLLGKIRARVPIQPVKGYSLTFAGDGVKDMPRIPVVDDELHAALVPLGKRFRIAGTAEFAGFDRTLSKGRVDNLRDVIARVYPSLLDNLQDKTGEAWTGFRPVSPDGVPLIGRLGAENLFINAGHGHLGWTMAAGSARLLADIMTGQEPEIDSQAYRPGRF; translated from the coding sequence AGTTGTAATTGGGGCCGGTCTTCAGGGGGTCTCGACGGCCTATTACCTGAGTAAAGCGGGTCTGGAGGTCACTGTTCTGGAGCAGCAGGCAACGGCGGGTATGGAAACCAGCTTTGCCAATGGCGGCATCCTGACCCCAAGTATGTCCGATCCATGGAATGCGCCGGGATCATGGCGGGAAATGCTCCTGACCATGGGACAGGAGGACAGCCCGTTGCTGATCCGACCCAGAGCCCTGCCTGGAATGATCGGATGGGGAATAGGATTTCTGCGAAACAGTAGTCCGGCGATTTTTCACCGCAATACCCTGAATAACTTCATGCTGTCCCATTACTCGGTGCAGATGATGAAGGAGATCCGCCGGGAATCTGATATCTCCTACGACTTTATGCCGAGCGGTACACTCAAGCTTTTTTCCGATGAAGTTATATTTGCCAAAAAGTTGGTTCAACTCGCGCCGCTTGCGGCGCAAGGGTTGAAATTTAAGCCCATGACGCCTGCCCAGATTGCCAAACTGGAACCCATGCTGGCGCAAGGTATCGACCGGATCGCCGGAGGCGTATATTTCCCTGATGACGAAAGCGGGGATGCACATAAATTCTGCCAGGCGTTAATGGCGGAGACGAAGCAACGCGGTGTGCGCTATCATTTCAATTCCGCGGTCACCTCCTTGGAGCAACAGAATGGCAGGATAAGTGCAGTCTGTTGCGGAAGCGCGATACATCAGGCAGATCTTTTTGTGCTGGCTGCGGGATGTTACTCAAGTGGTTTGCTCGGGAAAATCCGTGCGCGTGTCCCCATACAGCCCGTCAAGGGCTACTCCCTGACGTTTGCCGGAGATGGTGTTAAAGATATGCCCCGTATCCCGGTGGTGGATGATGAACTTCATGCCGCCCTGGTGCCCCTCGGCAAGCGGTTCAGGATTGCCGGCACAGCTGAGTTTGCCGGGTTTGACCGGACCCTGTCAAAGGGGAGGGTGGACAACCTGCGGGATGTAATTGCCAGGGTTTATCCTTCCTTGCTGGATAATTTGCAGGACAAGACTGGTGAGGCCTGGACCGGGTTCAGACCTGTTTCTCCGGATGGTGTCCCTCTGATTGGCAGGCTTGGTGCTGAAAATCTGTTTATCAATGCCGGACACGGGCATCTGGGCTGGACCATGGCGGCGGGATCCGCCCGTCTTCTGGCAGACATCATGACCGGGCAGGAGCCGGAGATAGACAGCCAGGCGTACAGGCCGGGCCGATTTTAG
- a CDS encoding efflux RND transporter permease subunit — protein MNKLGISGKLTRATIQSPITPLFLIAAFLLGLMALFSIPREEEPQISVPLVDIHVQANGIRASDAAELITKPLEEIVKSIDGVEHVYSQTVDDQVLVTARFLVGTSADNAILRVHEKIRANYDRIPVGVPEPLVTGRGINDVATVVLSLTPKAEAAGRWREADLYRLADEVQAELIKVENVGLTYVVGGSPETVRIEPDPERLALYGITLTELMTKIQGANRSFAAGLLRAQGQSRPAIAGNTLTGMPDIGLLLVTARNGKPVYVRDVADIIIGPAVSEHRVMTLRPQEDGSLSRIPAINLALSKRAGANAVIVAEEILKRVEILKSSLIPEEIEVDVTRNYGETADEKANELLFHLFLATMSIVVLIGFAIGWREAGVTLVVIPVTILLTLFAANLMGYTINRVSLFALIFSIGILVDDAIVMIENIARHWAMDDGRPRIQSAIEAVSEVGSPTVIATLTVIAALLPMLFISGLMGPYMAPIPVNASAAMLFSFFIAVVVAPWLLLKVSPERASGSGHHHEGAGKLGALYRKVAEPVIRSRKRALVFLVLVGVLTFASFILFATRSVTVKLLPFDNKSELQIVVDLAEGASLEDTERVLFRVADQIRTLPEVELMQTFAGTAAPFNFNGLVRHYYLRQSPELGELQIMLVGKGDRDRTSHDIALDIRARLKDLALPPGTSLKVVEVPPGPPVMATLLAEIYGPDAATRQKTVAEVEKIFAAVPYIVDIDDSIGLPRPRQHITIDQERLEFFGAEQQDVYDTIQGLIDGIPVGYSYRGEGRDPLEIVIGQPKSALVWTERMASTPVPLNVADGEKNYVELGEIVQVTTEQGSPVIFRHNGYFTDMVMAELSGDFEAPIYGMLDVQDLIDKHDWGNLTPPTIKYHGQPEDPMQSVLLWDGEWEITYVTFRDMGIAFAVALMGIYVLVVGQFGSFKLPLVILTPVPLTLIGIILGHWLFGAAFTATSMIGFIALAGIIVRNSILLVDFIRHGGGHGESMKEILLEAGAVRFKPILLTALAAMIGAVTILSDPIFQGLAISLLFGLVSSTLLTVLVIPAIYIVLRDDGGQTEASSP, from the coding sequence ATGAACAAGCTCGGGATATCAGGCAAGTTGACCCGGGCGACGATCCAGTCGCCCATCACCCCCTTGTTTCTGATTGCGGCGTTTCTGCTGGGATTGATGGCGCTCTTCTCCATTCCCAGGGAGGAGGAGCCGCAGATCAGCGTGCCGCTGGTAGATATTCATGTGCAGGCGAACGGCATACGCGCTTCCGACGCCGCCGAACTGATCACCAAACCGCTCGAAGAGATCGTGAAAAGCATCGACGGGGTCGAGCATGTCTACAGCCAGACCGTGGACGACCAGGTCCTGGTCACGGCGCGGTTCCTGGTCGGCACCAGCGCCGACAATGCCATTCTGCGGGTGCATGAAAAAATCCGGGCCAATTATGACCGGATTCCGGTCGGCGTTCCCGAACCGCTGGTGACCGGGCGAGGCATCAATGATGTGGCCACGGTTGTTCTTAGCCTGACGCCAAAAGCGGAAGCGGCCGGCCGCTGGCGCGAGGCGGATCTTTACCGGCTGGCCGATGAAGTACAGGCCGAGCTGATCAAGGTGGAAAATGTGGGGCTCACCTATGTCGTCGGCGGAAGTCCGGAGACCGTCCGCATAGAGCCGGATCCGGAACGGCTCGCCCTCTACGGAATCACCCTGACCGAGCTTATGACAAAAATCCAGGGGGCCAACCGCTCCTTTGCCGCTGGTCTTCTGCGGGCGCAGGGACAAAGCCGCCCCGCCATCGCCGGCAACACCCTGACCGGTATGCCGGATATCGGGTTGTTGCTGGTGACGGCCCGGAACGGAAAACCGGTTTATGTGCGCGATGTGGCGGATATCATCATCGGCCCCGCGGTTTCTGAACACAGGGTCATGACCCTGCGGCCGCAGGAAGACGGCAGTCTGAGCCGCATCCCGGCGATCAACCTGGCGCTTTCCAAACGGGCCGGCGCCAATGCGGTGATCGTGGCCGAGGAAATCCTCAAACGGGTGGAAATCCTGAAATCCTCCCTGATCCCGGAAGAAATTGAAGTGGATGTGACCCGCAACTATGGGGAAACCGCCGACGAAAAAGCCAACGAGCTGTTGTTCCATCTGTTCCTCGCCACCATGTCGATTGTGGTACTGATCGGTTTTGCCATCGGCTGGCGGGAGGCCGGGGTAACGCTGGTGGTTATTCCGGTGACAATCCTCCTGACTTTGTTTGCCGCTAACCTGATGGGATATACCATCAACCGGGTCAGCCTGTTCGCCCTGATATTCTCCATCGGTATCCTGGTCGACGACGCCATTGTCATGATCGAGAATATCGCCCGCCACTGGGCCATGGATGACGGGCGCCCCCGGATCCAGTCTGCCATCGAAGCAGTGTCCGAGGTCGGCAGCCCGACAGTGATCGCCACCCTGACGGTTATTGCGGCGCTGCTGCCCATGCTGTTCATTTCCGGCCTGATGGGACCCTATATGGCGCCGATCCCGGTGAACGCATCGGCAGCAATGCTGTTTTCCTTTTTTATTGCCGTGGTGGTTGCCCCCTGGCTGCTGCTGAAAGTCTCTCCGGAACGGGCGTCAGGAAGCGGCCACCATCATGAAGGGGCGGGCAAACTGGGTGCGCTTTACCGCAAAGTCGCGGAACCCGTGATCCGCAGCCGCAAACGGGCTCTGGTTTTCCTTGTTCTTGTCGGCGTGCTGACCTTTGCCAGCTTTATCCTGTTTGCGACCCGGTCGGTGACGGTAAAATTGCTGCCTTTTGACAATAAGTCAGAGCTGCAGATCGTGGTCGATCTGGCGGAAGGCGCAAGCCTCGAGGACACCGAACGTGTCCTGTTCCGGGTTGCGGATCAAATCCGGACGTTGCCCGAAGTCGAATTGATGCAGACCTTCGCGGGGACCGCGGCGCCGTTTAATTTCAACGGCCTTGTCCGCCACTATTACCTCCGGCAGTCCCCGGAACTGGGGGAACTGCAGATTATGCTGGTCGGCAAGGGGGATCGCGACCGGACCAGTCATGATATCGCCCTTGATATCCGGGCCAGACTGAAGGACCTTGCCCTTCCCCCGGGCACAAGCCTGAAAGTGGTCGAGGTGCCGCCAGGCCCGCCGGTGATGGCCACATTGCTTGCGGAAATTTATGGCCCCGATGCGGCCACGCGCCAGAAAACGGTCGCCGAGGTGGAGAAGATATTCGCGGCGGTGCCCTATATCGTTGATATCGACGATTCCATCGGGTTGCCGCGGCCGCGCCAGCACATCACCATTGACCAGGAACGGCTCGAATTTTTCGGGGCTGAACAACAGGATGTCTATGATACCATCCAGGGCCTGATTGACGGGATCCCGGTTGGCTATTCCTACCGCGGCGAAGGACGTGACCCGCTGGAAATTGTCATCGGACAGCCAAAATCAGCACTGGTCTGGACGGAGAGAATGGCCTCGACACCGGTGCCGCTCAATGTGGCCGATGGAGAGAAAAACTATGTGGAGCTTGGTGAAATCGTACAGGTGACCACGGAGCAGGGCTCGCCGGTCATTTTCAGGCACAACGGATATTTCACCGACATGGTGATGGCTGAACTCAGCGGCGATTTCGAAGCGCCGATCTATGGCATGCTGGATGTGCAGGACCTGATCGACAAACATGACTGGGGCAACCTGACACCGCCGACAATCAAATATCACGGCCAGCCGGAAGACCCGATGCAGTCGGTCCTGCTCTGGGACGGGGAATGGGAAATCACCTATGTCACTTTCCGCGACATGGGGATTGCTTTCGCGGTGGCGCTGATGGGCATTTATGTATTGGTGGTGGGCCAGTTCGGAAGTTTCAAACTGCCGCTGGTGATCCTGACACCGGTGCCGCTCACCCTGATCGGCATTATCCTGGGGCACTGGCTGTTTGGGGCGGCCTTTACCGCCACCTCGATGATCGGTTTCATTGCCCTGGCCGGGATTATTGTCCGTAACTCCATCCTGCTGGTTGATTTTATCCGCCACGGCGGCGGACACGGGGAATCCATGAAGGAAATCCTGCTTGAGGCGGGGGCTGTGCGTTTCAAGCCCATTCTTCTCACGGCGTTGGCGGCCATGATCGGTGCGGTCACGATCCTCAGTGATCCTATTTTCCAGGGGCTTGCCATTTCCCTGCTGTTCGGGCTGGTTTCCTCCACCTTGCTGACGGTTCTGGTCATTCCGGCCATCTATATTGTTTTGCGGGACGACGGAGGCCAAACGGAAGCATCCAGCCCGTGA
- a CDS encoding RidA family protein: MTIERLGRPPVLADGTVVPLSPAIKAGNNLYLSGVLPFRADGSFAEDDISAQTRQCLGNMEAVLKAAGAGLEDVVKVTVWLVRREDFRAFNAVYSEFFADCPPTRSTVCSELMVPGALIEIEAVAYLDRV; the protein is encoded by the coding sequence ATGACTATTGAAAGACTAGGGCGGCCGCCGGTACTGGCTGATGGCACCGTTGTTCCTCTGTCGCCGGCCATAAAGGCGGGAAACAATCTGTATCTATCCGGCGTTTTGCCCTTTCGCGCGGATGGAAGTTTCGCCGAAGATGATATTTCGGCCCAGACGCGACAGTGCCTTGGAAATATGGAAGCTGTGCTCAAGGCGGCTGGCGCAGGTCTCGAGGATGTGGTCAAGGTCACGGTCTGGCTGGTGCGGCGGGAAGACTTCAGGGCGTTTAATGCGGTCTACAGCGAGTTTTTCGCCGATTGTCCTCCGACGCGTTCTACGGTTTGTTCCGAGCTGATGGTTCCCGGCGCTCTTATTGAGATTGAAGCGGTCGCCTATCTTGACCGCGTTTGA
- a CDS encoding YbhB/YbcL family Raf kinase inhibitor-like protein produces MMQLASISFEPGQTVPSQYTCEGANISPELHWSDAPENTQTFALITDDPDAPAGTWVHWVMYNIPADTGALPENLPKSETLENGIHQGRNDFPATGYGGPCPPRGHGPHRYFFKLYALDTVLELKKGVTKAELERAMQGHILAKAELMGLYERQ; encoded by the coding sequence ATGATGCAACTGGCGAGCATATCTTTTGAACCGGGACAAACGGTCCCGTCCCAATATACGTGTGAAGGCGCAAATATTTCTCCCGAATTGCATTGGAGTGATGCGCCGGAGAATACGCAGACATTTGCGCTGATCACCGATGATCCGGACGCCCCGGCCGGCACCTGGGTACACTGGGTAATGTATAACATCCCGGCCGACACCGGCGCATTGCCGGAAAACCTGCCCAAGTCCGAAACGCTTGAAAATGGCATCCACCAGGGCCGCAATGACTTCCCGGCCACCGGCTACGGCGGGCCGTGTCCGCCGCGGGGCCACGGCCCGCACCGCTATTTCTTTAAACTCTATGCCTTGGACACCGTCCTCGAACTGAAAAAAGGTGTGACCAAGGCCGAGCTGGAACGGGCTATGCAAGGCCACATCCTGGCCAAAGCCGAACTCATGGGCCTGTATGAGCGCCAATAG
- a CDS encoding efflux RND transporter periplasmic adaptor subunit, with product MPRISVLVILLLCLSALPLRAQETLTVHSLTIQDEKAVFATVESVKEVAARSRLTGTVIEIGVKEGDLVRPGQVIARVVDEKLALQIRSMESHIAALRAQFDKAAVDLERTKQLIASGNVSRARLDEVQAQYNIAEGALNAAVSDRDVIVRQAREGEVLAPVAGRILHVPLTIGTVVMPGEAIATLAGENYVLRLSVPERYGLSLQIGDPVKLEDGNRVNIVKVYPKIENGRVTVDADINGLAGYFVGKRVRTWIAGGERQTIVVPKEYIITRYGIDYVHVRQPDGRVMEVPVQRGGAVSTSDIEQGVEIISGLRDGDILEKP from the coding sequence ATGCCCAGAATTTCAGTTCTTGTCATTTTACTTCTTTGCCTGTCCGCCCTGCCATTGCGGGCCCAGGAAACCCTGACGGTTCACAGCCTGACTATCCAGGATGAAAAAGCGGTTTTCGCGACGGTCGAAAGTGTGAAAGAGGTTGCGGCAAGGTCGCGGCTGACCGGCACAGTGATAGAGATCGGCGTGAAGGAGGGCGACCTGGTCCGTCCCGGCCAGGTCATCGCCCGGGTTGTCGACGAAAAGCTTGCCCTGCAGATCAGGTCCATGGAATCCCATATTGCCGCCCTCAGGGCCCAGTTCGACAAGGCGGCGGTTGACCTGGAACGTACCAAGCAGCTGATTGCGTCCGGAAACGTTTCCAGGGCGCGTCTGGATGAAGTCCAGGCCCAGTATAATATCGCTGAAGGGGCGCTTAACGCAGCTGTTTCCGACCGCGATGTGATCGTCCGCCAGGCCCGGGAAGGGGAGGTGCTGGCGCCGGTTGCCGGGCGCATCCTGCATGTGCCCCTGACCATCGGCACGGTGGTGATGCCGGGGGAGGCGATCGCGACCCTGGCCGGGGAGAATTATGTTCTGCGCCTTTCCGTCCCCGAGCGTTACGGCCTGTCCCTGCAAATCGGAGACCCGGTCAAGCTGGAGGACGGCAACCGGGTAAACATTGTCAAGGTATATCCGAAAATTGAAAACGGCCGGGTGACTGTTGATGCGGATATCAATGGACTTGCAGGATATTTTGTCGGCAAGCGCGTCCGCACCTGGATTGCGGGCGGCGAGCGGCAAACCATTGTGGTGCCAAAAGAGTATATCATCACCCGATACGGCATAGACTATGTCCATGTCAGGCAGCCGGATGGACGCGTGATGGAAGTCCCGGTGCAGCGCGGGGGAGCGGTTTCCACGTCAGACATTGAACAGGGCGTTGAAATCATCTCCGGTCTTCGTGACGGGGATATTTTGGAGAAACCATGA
- a CDS encoding phosphoribosyltransferase: protein MFKDRTEAGQILAKQLEKYREKEPVILALPRGGLPIGYEVAKALGAPLDILLVRKIGTPGSPELAAGAVVDGDEPELVLNEDIVKLYDIPGDYIEKHEKQQLAEIERRRALYLEGRPPLDTRAKTVIIVDDGIATGATIRAAVHALKRKNPKRVIVAVPVAPPETVEKLASEADEVICLAMPVPFYAVGAFYQQFDQLTDEDVVTILRQTDRKNKS, encoded by the coding sequence ATGTTCAAAGACCGGACAGAAGCCGGGCAAATACTGGCAAAGCAACTGGAAAAATACCGCGAGAAAGAACCGGTTATTCTGGCGCTGCCGCGGGGCGGACTGCCCATCGGCTATGAGGTTGCCAAAGCCCTGGGGGCGCCGCTGGATATTCTTCTGGTGCGTAAAATCGGCACGCCGGGATCGCCGGAACTGGCCGCGGGGGCCGTGGTTGACGGCGATGAGCCGGAACTGGTGCTGAATGAGGACATCGTCAAACTCTATGACATCCCGGGCGACTATATTGAAAAACACGAAAAACAACAGCTGGCGGAAATCGAACGCCGCCGCGCCCTCTATCTCGAAGGCCGCCCACCCCTCGACACCAGGGCAAAGACGGTCATTATCGTTGATGACGGCATCGCCACCGGCGCAACAATACGCGCCGCCGTTCATGCTCTGAAGCGGAAAAATCCCAAGCGCGTGATCGTTGCGGTGCCGGTCGCCCCTCCGGAAACAGTGGAAAAACTCGCGAGCGAAGCAGACGAGGTGATCTGCCTTGCGATGCCGGTGCCGTTTTATGCCGTCGGCGCTTTTTACCAGCAGTTTGACCAGCTGACCGATGAAGACGTGGTAACGATTTTGCGGCAAACGGACCGAAAGAACAAAAGCTAA
- a CDS encoding dienelactone hydrolase family protein has product MTIERQEIRITPPGLDGFLILPDNARGLVLFAHGSGSSRFSSRNNYVAEGLQNAGIATLLFDLLTEEEAADRSNVFDIPFLTQRLVTATDWAAEQGSLKNLPLGYFGASTGAAAALMAEAGTDRPIRAIVSRGGRPDLAADVLAQTKAPTLLIVGGDDFGVIELNEQAYAALNCEKALEIVPHATHLFEEPGALDQVIELAREWFIQHL; this is encoded by the coding sequence ATGACCATCGAACGCCAGGAGATCCGCATCACCCCGCCAGGACTGGATGGTTTTTTAATCCTGCCCGATAATGCGCGGGGCCTTGTCCTGTTTGCCCACGGCAGCGGCAGCAGCCGTTTCAGCAGCCGCAACAATTACGTCGCCGAAGGGCTGCAAAACGCCGGAATCGCGACGCTCCTGTTCGATCTTTTAACCGAAGAGGAAGCCGCCGACCGCTCCAACGTGTTCGACATCCCGTTTCTGACCCAGCGGCTGGTCACAGCAACCGACTGGGCGGCGGAGCAGGGCAGCCTTAAGAACCTGCCGCTCGGCTATTTCGGGGCCAGCACCGGGGCCGCTGCCGCGCTGATGGCGGAAGCCGGTACAGACAGGCCCATTCGCGCCATCGTCTCCCGCGGCGGACGACCGGACCTTGCCGCGGATGTTTTGGCCCAGACCAAGGCGCCAACCCTGTTGATCGTCGGCGGCGATGACTTCGGCGTTATTGAACTGAATGAGCAGGCTTATGCCGCCCTCAATTGTGAAAAGGCGCTGGAAATCGTGCCGCATGCCACCCATTTGTTCGAAGAGCCGGGGGCGCTGGACCAGGTGATCGAGCTGGCCAGGGAGTGGTTTATCCAGCATTTGTAA
- a CDS encoding YybH family protein: MIIILGTGARASEEEVANVERAFAQSMADRDIAAFASFVDDEAVFWGNGAAARGKENVLKDWAPYFEGEAAPFSWEPKTVLMLESGTLALSTGPVRTPDGRHVANYSSIWRKHADGQWKIVFDKGYPECPKSEAQ, encoded by the coding sequence ATGATAATCATTTTGGGAACCGGCGCCCGGGCCTCGGAAGAAGAGGTGGCCAATGTGGAGCGGGCCTTTGCCCAAAGCATGGCGGACCGGGATATTGCCGCCTTCGCCAGCTTCGTGGATGACGAGGCCGTCTTCTGGGGCAACGGCGCCGCCGCCCGGGGCAAGGAAAATGTCCTGAAAGACTGGGCTCCCTATTTCGAGGGCGAAGCGGCCCCGTTCAGCTGGGAGCCGAAAACAGTGCTGATGCTGGAGTCCGGCACCCTGGCGCTGAGCACCGGACCGGTCAGGACCCCCGACGGCCGCCATGTGGCCAACTATTCGTCGATCTGGCGCAAGCATGCCGACGGCCAGTGGAAAATCGTGTTCGACAAAGGCTACCCGGAATGTCCGAAGTCTGAGGCCCAATGA
- a CDS encoding M20/M25/M40 family metallo-hydrolase: MTGFRSFFVAFVFFLPAFAANCAEDLQEKDQVLSYIDRHFEEQISFLEKVVNINSGTRNISGVRKVGEEFAAEFEKLGFKNFWIKMPFEMKRAGHLYSQREGEDGPHILLIGHLDTVFSKDSDFQKFTHQGNHITGPGVVDMKGGDVVMLYALKALHACGILDGKSIKIFLTGDEENVGPPLSLSRRELIDAAKQSDMALSFESGQQDQAVIARRGASLWSLGVSAKRAHSSTIFSEDSGDGAIYETARILKKFHKFAQNMPNLTLNPAVIAGGTSAGFDAGSATWTSAGKDNIIPQVVESRGDLRFISREQLDDARAEMRKIIEENLPHTSAEITFTDLYPAMSITPENKRLLGVLDEVSQELGYGPVGPNQPGDRGAGDISFVAPHVASIDALGPWGGGSHTTQEWLDTEGFRKATKRTALLLYQIFQSHQRHPDGS; the protein is encoded by the coding sequence ATGACCGGGTTTCGATCTTTCTTTGTCGCTTTTGTGTTCTTCCTCCCGGCTTTTGCGGCCAACTGCGCCGAAGACCTGCAGGAGAAAGACCAGGTCCTCAGCTATATTGATCGTCATTTTGAAGAACAAATCAGTTTTCTGGAAAAAGTCGTCAATATCAACAGCGGCACCCGCAATATTTCCGGGGTAAGAAAAGTGGGAGAGGAGTTTGCCGCTGAATTCGAAAAACTCGGGTTTAAGAATTTCTGGATAAAAATGCCATTCGAAATGAAGCGGGCCGGCCATCTTTATTCCCAACGGGAAGGAGAAGACGGACCGCATATTCTGCTGATCGGCCATCTGGATACAGTCTTTTCAAAGGACAGCGATTTCCAGAAATTCACCCATCAGGGGAACCACATCACCGGTCCGGGTGTAGTTGACATGAAAGGCGGCGACGTTGTCATGCTCTATGCTCTCAAAGCCCTTCACGCCTGCGGCATACTGGATGGAAAATCCATAAAAATATTTTTGACCGGCGATGAAGAAAATGTGGGTCCCCCCCTCTCTCTCAGTCGTCGGGAGCTTATTGACGCCGCAAAACAATCCGACATGGCGCTCAGCTTTGAATCGGGACAGCAGGACCAGGCCGTGATCGCCCGGCGCGGAGCAAGCCTGTGGTCCCTGGGAGTGTCCGCCAAACGGGCGCATTCCAGCACAATTTTCTCCGAAGATTCCGGTGACGGCGCCATATATGAAACCGCCAGGATCCTGAAAAAATTTCATAAATTCGCCCAAAACATGCCAAACCTGACTCTGAACCCGGCAGTGATTGCCGGCGGGACATCAGCGGGATTTGATGCCGGATCCGCGACCTGGACGTCGGCCGGTAAAGACAACATCATTCCGCAGGTTGTCGAGAGCCGGGGCGATCTCAGATTCATCTCCCGTGAGCAGCTGGATGACGCCCGGGCGGAAATGCGGAAAATTATTGAAGAAAATTTGCCTCATACATCGGCCGAAATCACCTTTACCGATCTTTACCCGGCCATGTCGATTACACCAGAAAACAAGCGACTTCTTGGAGTTCTTGACGAGGTGAGCCAGGAACTGGGGTACGGGCCGGTCGGACCGAACCAGCCGGGTGACCGGGGAGCAGGTGATATCTCCTTTGTCGCGCCTCATGTGGCCTCCATCGATGCACTGGGCCCCTGGGGAGGAGGTTCTCATACCACCCAGGAGTGGCTCGATACTGAAGGTTTCAGAAAGGCAACAAAGCGTACCGCGCTGCTTCTCTATCAGATCTTTCAGTCACACCAACGTCATCCCGACGGCTCATAG